The genomic stretch CTTCACGAGTGAGTTATCGATTCCCTCCTAATTGTCAATAACTCTGTTCATTATTGACCAAACTCTGCTCTTATCGGCTAAGTTTGATACTTGCTGATAACAAtcaaaagttggtcattttttgaTAACAATCTTATGTATTAACATTTTTCgtggaaatgaaaatatttttcacccgtccaattttgaaagggtacaaacgattatttttggaaaaacatttttcggatcattattttttgggaaatggACGGAGTCTTAAAGGAAAACTCTTTTTCTCGATCTCTAAAGGATGAGGCTTCCTTCCACGATGTCTTCAATTGGTGGATTATAAGCTATGAGCATCACTACATGCGGACttacaaaaatatgaaattgaGTGAtagccatatatatatattttttataattgagGTTTTTCACGTGCAATGAACTATTTCTTGAAGTGATGGGGGTATGCcaatgccaccgggtaagtGCCCCAAGACGTGACCATTGGTAGTCGAACCCGAGACCTCATCAATTTAATTGTCGAAGGCTCGGGAAGCTCAACCAACTCGTTCAACGCCTCATTGGCGAGTGATAGCCATATTTGTAACCTACAAATCAGAAAATTGGTTTAAAGAAGTTTCCTTCGAGAAGGCACTAACGCATTGCATGCAGAGAAGGGCACGGGAGCGGCGCTCCGCCACCCCGCAAGGCCTCAACTTTCACGGGCCGGATACTCCCCCGTAAGAAACGGGCGGCGGGAAATGGCGGGGCATGGGTAGGGGTTTCAGTTGGCTCAGGACGGGATGGGGACCGCCTCGCTTCGTGTCCATTCTCCTATTGATCATACCATTCGTTACACAACGGAGCGGGGGAGGTTCATGCATGACATCTTAAGATTGGGATGAATTCCAACTGAAGCATTCATGCTCATCATTGACCTGACGAGACAAGCAAAGAATATTCAACACGGTTAgttttttcgaatttcaattcatttaatGCTCGTAAAGGTCAAACCACCATCTAAAATCACCTTTTGAAGCAACCCCAAGTTCGCAGGTTTACTGGCTTGTGAAGCGACCGAGAGGTCGCTATTTCAAACTTTCACGTGCTAACGATATGCACCCACACCGACATGACCACGATGAGAGCCTCATTGCATGGAGCCCTTACGAAAGACGGGCCAGAATTATAGTATGGGATGGTGGAACTTCGATCAGTTGACTTGATGAGGTGCAGCAGTTTGCGTCCATGCCTTGAATCACCGCACCCCATTTCGCGGGGCCATTTGATTATGCCTCTCGAACAATGGAGTGCTCGAAGAATCCGTGAGTACCGATTCCTAGAATTTGATCAGATTGCCAGTTTTCATTAGGTCCATCGCAAGTGAAGCTTAAGGATTTGATGATTGTAACAGTTGGAAAGCACAGGAACTGAGTTAATAAGAGCGTGTGATGAGATTAATCAAAGTTGCAGAATGTCCAAAGTCATTAGTTTGCAAGTGGGTGACCAAATTCATGAGCTGTGTGGCTTGTGGTATAGGACTGCCAAGCACGCTAGAAGGTCTCTTCTTGCACCAACGAACGAATGGGCAGAGATGATTTGGCTCTTGCAGTGACATTACAGTGGCCGAGAGAGCATCCAGTTTTGCCAAAACTTTTGCAGTTGGCAATTCACTCGGCAACTAGACTCAAGAGAAGGCGCCGCGTTGCTTTGGAGGATTCAAGACGGTCCAGCTTTAGCGCTTCGTGCCTAGGCAACGCGGATTCGTTCCTCCCAGAGGATTCGAACTGCCCTGTCCCGGGTGTGGTTGCTGTCCAAGTAGCTCTAtgatcaatcgatctggacaaCCTCGGCGAGTGTTGGAAACAGAAAATAGCAAAGTAGATTGGCATACATGGGATCGTCTAGTCTTGTAATCCAGACGACCCCTGAGCTTTCTGTCATTGCATTGGGTCTAGTGATTGGGAATAGCCTTTGGGCAAAGAGTTAGTTCATGGACTGCACATCCCAACCTTGTGCGCTATATATTAAGTTGTGATTCCAGGAGGGATTTATTCATTCTTTGACTCTGTGTTCTGTAACGTACCGAGGCAACGAACCATTCAGCTTTTTCGCATTTTCATTCCGGGATACCCAGTTTCGGGAGGGGAAGAACACGGCCGCGATCTCGGGAAGACGTTGCTAAGATCGGATCAGCCTCTCGGATGCGAAAATCTGGTTGGTGAATCCAATAACAGTACTGTTCCTCAAACATGTGATAAAGAGTAGTTAAAACTCCACAATCCGCAATGGTTTAATGACATAGAACCGAGAGCGACCGGGGAAGATTTTTGCCGGTTCATCGTCAGCGTCTTTCACAAAGTTGGACTTTTCTTGCTGAACTACAATGACAAGGGCTTGTAGAATTTGATACAGATGgataagaaagaaaggaaaattttcccCTTTCAGTggatttatggaaaaaaattggTATGTGAGCAAAAACATTGTTAGTAAAAAAGTTCACAGTTCACCTCATTTTCGGTATAACTCGTTAGTAACTTATTGATAATTCCATAAAATTGCAAACATTATTTTAACAAATTGTGAATTATcaactttttgttttcatcgatatttatttgtctttttatgAACGCTTTGAATTTATCGGCTCTTGCATGAATTTACCAATCTAATGACTTGTCGactatttttcaattaaattatcGACTGATTATGGGGTTAGCAACTAGCATTTGAATTACTTaacaatgttttttttataattttttttctatttatcaaCTTTTAATATCATATATTAACTTAGATTTGTCTTTCTTACAAGTACCCTATATCTATGAACTCTTATATGTCCAACCTTTATAACTGGGACTTACTGACTTCGGTCTTGTTAGGTTACTTTAACTAGCTTTGGTTTACCGAGTCTCGTTTAAGTTGCTTACCAATgtcactttgattttttttaaaaaaaatttaccaacatTTGAAAGAGTAACCAATTCTCACTTGCCTTTCTTAAGAGCCGTTAAAGATTAAGGTAATTTATCTCCAAAATTACCAACTGCATTGGGAAAAATCCCATTTTTATTTGAGTTAGTTACCGacttttatatgatttttttaactaccatattaatttatttctgacaaaaaaaatttatgtccatatgcatgcatgcataatTAAGTGCGTTGAGCAATGCCGGTTTCACATCCAGCTTGATCATGTATACACAAGGTCGGTCCATTgtaagtaacaaaaaaaaaaaaatatgaacgcTCGTGTCGCTTATAAAactgaatgaacgaaaaatattttccattattttacaaagatgtttagatataaattgttgtcgataatgaaaatattttttactcgCTAATTATATATTTCAAGTGGTACGagcgattatttaaaaaaaatatttttgaaatcattaaatttttgggaaataaatagagccttcaTCTCTAAAAATTTATGCAAATATACTATTAAATTCATGTGTAGCGAAATTATCATATGGTTTTTATAGGGTCAagactaaaaattcaggaagCTAATGGAAAAGTCAATAGAAACCTCTCCCTTTTCGTGACTTCAAAAAGGCACGAGGCGAGGGACTCGGGGTCACGTGCCGAACCTAACAGTCTTGCTATGGTCCTCGGTCTCAACTGTGATACTTTTCTTCTCCACGGAGTCTGATctcaacttctgatcaaaaaCCACAATCGCGAGTGGCGACTTTGACGGCGGAGGCGGAGAGGAAGAGCGATCGGAGCTCCTGCTGTCCGCGTGATTCTCGCTTGAGGCAGTGAATTTGGAAACCTCGGcgttgttttttccttttggtttttttgctGGCTTCGGAGCTGTGAAGTGGAAACATGGAGACGACGCCTccgtcgtcgccgtcgtcgcTAGCGtctccatcctcgatggagttCTATGATTTCCTCGACCGGATGCGCAACCCTGCTTCTCTCGATCTCGTTCGATCCATTAAGAGGTtcgccctccctctctctcgcttcCAAAGCAGTTTCAGCTCAATCTATACTTGCACAATCTGCTCGTTTTATCCGAAGTTGATTTTGTGGAAGCatgcttgatttttcaatttaatgttTCCGTAGTtgttgattccttttgtttgtcttttttctgGTACTGGTGGTTATTAGTTCGTGCGGGAAAGCATGATATTCGTCACGAGTTTAAGCAATTGTATCAGTTAAAAGCCGACAACTGCGGAACCctttgatttttggaaaaattctccTTCTGTACCTTGATTTACCGTATTGCTGGAGTAACTTAGCAAAATGCTAAGTTTAGCATATTCCATTGCTCATGGTTCTGTGGTTTGTGATAGAATTGCGGAAGACAGAGTGATTAGGAGCACTGGACAAGCCTATCAATGTTCTTCAAATGATGTTTCCCGTTCCTAGCTCGAGTTGAACTCGCTTAGAGTGTTTTGGGGgcttatttttgttttacatGAACCTGTTCTCCGGTACCTGTAATGTAGCTCCTTGTACTTCttggtgcagaatttttttttttcctttttgggtgtTTTTTAGCATTTCGTCCCACAGACTAGAAGGAACATATGTGTTTGCATATAGAGTAAACTAGTATTGCAACTTGCCTATGGTTTGTGCTACTATAATCCTAAGTTCCACCCcactgtatttttttttttttttggtcagatcaCCCCACCGTACTTAACTGAGGCTTTTTGTTCAAGGAAAGCATTAGGGGAGGAATGATACCGGCCACATGGATATTGAAATAAAGAGACGTTAGAAGAAGGTTaatctttttcaaagaaaacatCCGTGTTACCTTGTCCAGATTGATGGTTTTGTTAAATCTTCAACAGATTGTGTCTGGTCCATCAACTAGCTTAACTTCAGTTTTGGATTTCAGGTGTCCGTCATGCATAGGACGAGAGTTGAGAGAATGGCATGATGATAGCTTCTTTCTAGCATCATGTAATTCTCATCTTAATTATGAAGCATTCATGTTTCTAGTGCTTCTGCAGTATCATCCTTGAGGGTACTGTTAGGGAATATTGGAAAGCAACGTGCCTTTTGATGGATTTAGCTCCTGTTTGTGGGTTATGGTTTATTCCAGATTGACCCCCACCCCCTTGAGCGACTTCATCCAAAGTTTTCGAAAGCTTGTGCTACATTGaatgtgttttttattttttttcccagctTCATTGTATCCTTCTCGTTTTATCCTGCAAATCCTGAAAATGATGGCAAAAAAGTGCAAGACTTCTTTATGACAATGGAAGGTGCGCTAAGGGATCATCCTCTCTGGGCAGGCGCTTCTGACAAAGAGATCGACTGTGCAATGGAGGTGATGTATTTTagtcctcttctctttttcttttaattttgctgaTCAAAAGATATTATGTCGCCATCTACTTAACACTGTGGGTCATTTTATATGGATGATCAAGTTCAAAAGTCCATTGTGAATGTTCTGTTAGGATTAGCTTCAGTTTAGTTTTAGAGCCCGTTTGCAAACTTCATTTTGTGATACCACGTGTTGTTGTGTTGACAATTTGCTTGTGAAACGAAGTTGAATGTCTTCCAGGTACTATTATACAGATGGAAGAGTTTGGTGCTTATAATTTTGAAACTTGGAGGCATACCATGTTCAATTATGAGTCTGCCGAAAACAAATACATTTTGTCTTCTGTAGTTGAtgttctgcatttttttttttaagcctcCACTTTTATATAATGTGCAGGGATTGGAAAAATATGTCATGACAAAGCTGTTCTCTCGGACGTTTGCTTGTTCTCCAGAGGATTCAAACGTTGACAGGGAGATTGCAGAGAAAATTTCACTATTGCAGACCTTCTTGAGGCCTGAGCATTTAGATATACCTGCTATTCTCCGAAATGAAGCGTCATGGTTGGTATGTGTGATGCTACTGCTCTTCGCTCATACTAATTTTGTATGCGTGTTGCTCAAGGCACAGTATTAGAAGGAGCCCTGAGTGTTTCGTTATAGATGCTCCATGGAACCTGGAAGATCTTAGTTGTTTTGTGGTTTTCGTCTTTTTGTAAACTGCCTACCTtagtttttcctttattatattctttaaaaaagtaaaatgaagCTGAAACTAGTTTAGTTTGCTGATTTGCATGATTATTACAGTACGTGTTAATTGATATTATTGGTTTGAATGTGCTCAATTGTTTATGTCCTCTGGTTCTCTTCAAGTAATAGTTTTATGTGATTGTTGAGGAGGTAAAAGGGATTAAAGGAGATCGTTAGTTGAAATAGAATGACGGTAATAATTCCGTGGAAACTTAAATTCTTGGTATCCTTGATGCTGCTCTGGTATCATTTTGGGTTGCCTGTTGAACAATTTAGGTTGCATTGGTTTTTGGGGCAACAAGGGGAAATGACTTTAAAGACCCTCCACAACAACACAGACAGCTTCAATCTCAATAAATAGGGATAGAAAAAGCACGCCATTGTTGCACTGTTATTAGAGGCTTTAATAATGCGTTGGACAGCATGAATCCCTCCTAAGCCTGTCTTTTTGAAGTCGCCTTTTGGccaatgcctttttttttttttttggtcattacAGCGAAGGGTTAGATATTGCTGTTGTTTAGCACATGCTAAATCGATGTGTTAAATTGACATGTGTCAGGTCTTAGACTGCTCATCATTACAACTGTGTTTGCTTCGATAATAGTTTTAGTGCTATAATTTTTGTACTTTCCAGCTTGCAGAGAAGGAGCTGCTAAAGATGAATAGCTTCAAAGCTCCCCGGGAGAAGCTTCTGTGCATTATGAATTGCTGTAGGGTTATCAACAATTTGCTGCTCAATGCATCAATATCAGAAAATCATGTACTAGCTGGGGCTGATGACTTTCTTCCGGTTCTTATATACGTTACGATCAAGGCAAGCTCTTATTGGTAATATATTCTGCCAGTATATATATTGATTTATATACATGTACTTATATGTTAGGTATTTGTGTATGATTAAAAGGGAAGTATTCTTATCTAAATGCCTGGTAAACACGAATGCAGTTTGTCACTTCTTAtaagctttttcttttccttgattAAAAGACGAGTTTCAGAAGGGAAGTAGTATTGCTTGTTCAATGACATTAAATTAAAAGGGAAGCACGCTTGTTCATGACGTTGATTATTATGGTTTTATCAATTGGGGCGCTGTGAAATAGTAAGACATAGTCTCGCCTCACAGTCAAACTTTTACAAgcttttctttcaattgataacttttgtttttgtcagTCTTACTGTTATTGTGATTATAATCTTCCCTACATTTTGTGATGCTTTCAAGTAGCCCAATCAAATCATGACAGATTGGAttggaaaattgaaagattACCTCCATATGCTGTCAAAACTTGAAGGACCAGCTTTCATAATTTAATTAACTTTCTTgacttaaatgattatttttaccAGTAACTTAGAATATGGAGGCAACATTTGAATCTGACATGAAGCTTCTATGGCTAAAACTAAGTGTTTGCCTGTATAAATATGTTGGAACACAAAAAGTTGTCAACTGGTTCATATGTTCCCGTTCTTGTTATTGTAGGGCAGTacattcttctctctcggttCATCTGGTTTTAATGAAATCCAATTTGGAAGTCTAGATTTTAGCATATTTGTCAAGTTTCTCCAGAATAGAATCGTTAGTGGTTGTGATGTCTGTCTTCTGAATAACTTGCAGAAAGGCCTTGAAGCCAAATCCAAGAGGTTGCTACACTATGTTAGCAGACCGCCTAACGTAAGATATATGGTTGCAGTTGAATGTAACCACCTTCTGAGCTGTTGCTGGTTACGAAGGAACTGCATCTTTAGATTTTCCTCCCCTTAAGAAATATCTTCATGAGGTTTAGGTGGCCTAACATCTAGCCAGTATCTTCCTAGATATTGTCCTAGATCTCACCCAAACAAACAAGTCAGGTGTCCTGAACATTTATGTCATGCTACAACTTAATGACTGCCCTATTGGTTCTTGGTGGTCCTCATAGAATTGTGTTGTTAGACTGAGGCGAAGTTACTCGGATTGACTTATCGTATTGTTACTCTTAGGATGATTCCGTAATTTAAGTCATTGTATGAAAGATAGAAGATTGTCGTCCTCGATACTTAGTAGTTGGTCTACATGATTAGATAAAAGATCATACATTTTGGTTAAAATCCtctcttttcacttttgaagtgaTGCTTTTTCCTGTATTGATGCCAACAATTCCTCATGGACAGGCTAATCCTCCACAGCTGCATTCCAACCTCAAATTCATTCAACTATATCGAAGACAGGCAAAACTTATCTCTGAGGCAGCCTACTATCTCACAAATCTCATCTCAGCAAAGTCATTTATTGCCGACTTAAATGCCAGATCTCTATCTATCAATGAAATCGAATTCGAGGAAAACATGCAAGCAGCTAGAGGAGCCAATAAACTTGCACATGATGAGCCTGACCCTGCAGTTGAGGAGATCGCTGCCAGGAGAAGACAGGGCAACCCTGGTCCTTCCTTTACAATGAGTGATAAAGAAAGAATTATGAAAGGTAAGCTCAGTGTCGAATGGTATTTCTTGTTCCATTTGAAGGAGTTTTTCTGAAGGGATTGTTATGTACTTTTCATGTTCCTATAGTGCTATTGAATTCTGCATATCCCGAGTTAAgcacattttattttccttgagAACTCGTCTTATAGGGGCTCATCACCGCTTGGTTTGCGACTGCCTTCATTACTTATGAGCTGCTTATAACCGTTACAGGACGTTCAACTTATCCATTCATGGAAGCGAAAGCTGATGAACTTACAGTTGGAGATGTTGAAAGACTACTAAGCATATACAAGGATGTAGTCAACAAGTACACACATCTAAGTGAGGCATTTAGGCAGCTCTCTTTGTCAAAACCGGAGTTTCATCATTTGGAGGGAACTGGTGGCTTGTTTGCCCAGCCACCTCAGATAAGCATTCGCAAAGACAAAGAAAGCGTCGAAGGAAGAGGTGAATAATGTGTCAAAAGCTTTTTAGCGGGTTTATCAGGTAGGTATTGGACTCTTCTTGGCCATTATACTACGCAATTTTGTTGCCAAGCATAACATGTTCACGGATCACAGGATAAAACATCACTTGCTAAACACTCTCTTTACATATGTTCATTCTTTACAAAAATGTCTGAATCATGAGGCCATTCAACGCAGCAGCTCATATTGCTGATTCAGGGGGTGGCAAAACTGCATGACTGCATAAATATACAACATGAAATCTACACTCAGGGTACACCATACGACATATTTACATTGCTTCCAACTTTGCGATCATCAGTTAGCATAGCTTGAACCCTGCAAGTAGCACCCGGAATAGAAAAATCCACATTGGTGGTGTTACCATCATAACCCGATGCCCTCCTAACTTGAGTGGACCAGCCCAAACAGCTCttgcaaacatatttggaaGGAACCGAGTCTGAATTGTCAATTCCGGCACACCTGGTATGCTGCCAAACCCCGCACATGTCGCAATCCAACATCCTCTCTCCATCATCATCCTTGGCTCCACAGACACAATCCACAGTCCAGTTCTCTATACCCCTCTCCATCCGAAAGCGGTTGAGCCCGTGCATCGAGAGGCACTTACCCTGAACCCGAACAGACCCATTGAAACCAGTCAAAAGCTTAACAGAGAGAGAATCCTCAATATGGCCATACTCGGGGAAACCCACTGCCTGAAACCGCTTAAACATGGCATACACGTCTTGGAAAGTCTTTGTGACTTCGGCTTTAAGGTCAGCCACAGTTGCATTCATGGGCAACACAATCAGTTCCCGGGGGAGGAGCAATTCGTCCTTAGAATGGTCTGAGAGCTCCACATGACACCAAAGGTGAATGTTTCGTGGGGATTTAACTGTCTCTCCATCGAATGTGTAATCCTTCATAAACTGCTTGCAGTCAAGAAGCTTTGCGGCCGAATCTCGCACACTCTCTCTTGTTGCTTGAGGTCTATAATGTACCATTGTTTCCGGAAAAATCAAAGAACTGTACAGGAACTTAAGGTCGCGAATCACATGCTCTCTCGATGGATGGTTAAGTTGGGAGCGAGATCCATCGTATCCAAGAATCGGAGTCTCGAGCCTGACATGTCACCCCATTTAGGAAGCACATACTGCAAACTGCCGaagacaaacttaaaagataaAAACCTTATCGTCGCTGTACTTACCTGAATTCAACAGCACTTGTTGTGGGGTTGAAACGGGTCCGGACGACCATCCCATCGGCCGTCGATTTCCCTCCCAGGTGTTTGAGGCAATAATCAAGAAGCTCAGGAGAAGCAGACTTATACAGGGCACCTTTGAGAGTACACCTGTTCACCCAGCCAGCCTCACCAACCGCGGCTAATAGAACTCTCACCATAGCCTGCTCCACACGCTCAACCTTGTCCCGAGACCAAGCACATAACACGTTCGAAGGCCGAGGTTTCTTCTTGGAGGGTTCATTAGAAAACCTTCCGTGTTCGCGGATCAGACCCAACATGAACGAGAAGAGATCTTGCAGCGTTAGGAGTTCGGTCTCGGCTATGGCTAGGTAGAAAGCAATGATTCTCTGCAAGGAAGTCCGAGGCTTCCGGCTGCAGAACAGAAGGGGCGACAAGGGCATGCTAGAGAGCGTGCTAATGGCTCTCTTGTATGCTTCGAGCGTTAAGGCGTAGCTTCCTGCACTGAACTCGTAGCCCCAGTTGCCATACCAAGTGCGGCCGTGAGCGATCGAATGCAGCAGTCGACACTCCATCCCATATTTCATGGACAC from Rhodamnia argentea isolate NSW1041297 chromosome 2, ASM2092103v1, whole genome shotgun sequence encodes the following:
- the LOC115755476 gene encoding vacuolar protein sorting-associated protein 9A-like isoform X2; translated protein: METTPPSSPSSLASPSSMEFYDFLDRMRNPASLDLVRSIKSFIVSFSFYPANPENDGKKVQDFFMTMEGALRDHPLWAGASDKEIDCAMEGLEKYVMTKLFSRTFACSPEDSNVDREIAEKISLLQTFLRPEHLDIPAILRNEASWLLAEKELLKMNSFKAPREKLLCIMNCCRVINNLLLNASISENHVLAGADDFLPVLIYVTIKLHSNLKFIQLYRRQAKLISEAAYYLTNLISAKSFIADLNARSLSINEIEFEENMQAARGANKLAHDEPDPAVEEIAARRRQGNPGPSFTMSDKERIMKGRSTYPFMEAKADELTVGDVERLLSIYKDVVNKYTHLSEAFRQLSLSKPEFHHLEGTGGLFAQPPQISIRKDKESVEGRGE
- the LOC115755476 gene encoding vacuolar protein sorting-associated protein 9A-like isoform X1, with translation METTPPSSPSSLASPSSMEFYDFLDRMRNPASLDLVRSIKSFIVSFSFYPANPENDGKKVQDFFMTMEGALRDHPLWAGASDKEIDCAMEGLEKYVMTKLFSRTFACSPEDSNVDREIAEKISLLQTFLRPEHLDIPAILRNEASWLLAEKELLKMNSFKAPREKLLCIMNCCRVINNLLLNASISENHVLAGADDFLPVLIYVTIKANPPQLHSNLKFIQLYRRQAKLISEAAYYLTNLISAKSFIADLNARSLSINEIEFEENMQAARGANKLAHDEPDPAVEEIAARRRQGNPGPSFTMSDKERIMKGRSTYPFMEAKADELTVGDVERLLSIYKDVVNKYTHLSEAFRQLSLSKPEFHHLEGTGGLFAQPPQISIRKDKESVEGRGE
- the LOC115755475 gene encoding PHD finger protein At1g33420 — protein: MPSAMGVNDCGRPYKRLKRRVTADLSDFLSFSSSSGGGGGGGGEFSGGPFRSRVAEFLSARARATFPPSPFSSLAAWRVLFRVGDLDSSKVVVPLDVVEEDVTRSRSVYCDQCRVVGWSGHPVCKKRYHFIIRRSDETCLSQGKCRKSCSRCGNTFLLSDSRCKWCDCEITLEDVEEWVYSQLESNTHLLHGVIHSNGFGHLLSLNGREGGSTVLSGRDIMNFWDGLCTTLSVRKVSVMDVSMKYGMECRLLHSIAHGRTWYGNWGYEFSAGSYALTLEAYKRAISTLSSMPLSPLLFCSRKPRTSLQRIIAFYLAIAETELLTLQDLFSFMLGLIREHGRFSNEPSKKKPRPSNVLCAWSRDKVERVEQAMVRVLLAAVGEAGWVNRCTLKGALYKSASPELLDYCLKHLGGKSTADGMVVRTRFNPTTSAVEFRLETPILGYDGSRSQLNHPSREHVIRDLKFLYSSLIFPETMVHYRPQATRESVRDSAAKLLDCKQFMKDYTFDGETVKSPRNIHLWCHVELSDHSKDELLLPRELIVLPMNATVADLKAEVTKTFQDVYAMFKRFQAVGFPEYGHIEDSLSVKLLTGFNGSVRVQGKCLSMHGLNRFRMERGIENWTVDCVCGAKDDDGERMLDCDMCGVWQHTRCAGIDNSDSVPSKYVCKSCLGWSTQVRRASGYDGNTTNVDFSIPGATCRVQAMLTDDRKVGSNVNMSYGVP